The following are from one region of the Desulfurispira natronophila genome:
- a CDS encoding monovalent cation/H+ antiporter subunit A produces MSLPLIPLLPLLGALIPSLFRSRNLNAASAGAIAGLSLVLLLMQAPAVFGGEMPLESWSWIPAIGLNFAFRVSGFGFLFAFLILAIGLLIILYARYYIAAEDPMGRFYTYLLLFMGSMLGIVLSENLILLMMFWELTSISSFLLIGFWSYRTDAREGARMALVITGGGGLAMLAGFILLGNIVGSFELTDVLASKDVLHAHALYPLTLVLILLGAFTKSAQFPFQFWLPHAMAAPTPVSAYLHSATMVKAGVFLLALLFPVLSGSALWFYIVTPVGLITLMFAAYMAVFKDDLKGLLAYSTVSHLGLITLLLGLGSPLAAFTAVFHILNHATFKAGLFMLAGIIDHETGTRDMKRLSGLWKYMPITATLTMLGCAAMAGVPLFNGFLSKEMFLAEALEPNLFGSFSWVVPLGATLAAIFAVAYSIRMVHDVFFKEEATDLPKKPHEPPHGMRLPAEILMSLCIIVGLFPALIAGPIVNVAAGSILGDALPYYTISIWHGFNMALALSIIALIGGAIFYMQKSRIFDSHVWFSRYCDGKAHFEAFVAALVRWSRALTTRMENGSLQRYIALLVGSVLVLGTAPFIGSSSPFLGNVAMTQVDPVTLVMGLILIACTVATVVTHRNRILAVIMLGTVGLMVSLAFIRFSAPDLALTQISVEVVTIILLMMALHLLPRATPVESTPTRRWRDLGLAVLAGVGTTALMMAVLTRPYETISNYFLEQSVPGGGGTNVVNVILVDFRGFDTLGEIVVLVIAGLAIYALLHNFELKAPKVDALGRLWTSDRFPLILASITRPLLPLALLFSAYIFLRGHNEPGGGFIAGLITATVLILQYVASGIVWTRPRLNFDNHIVMAWGIIIAVLTGLGSWVVGYPFLTSTFEYFTLPLIGKFELASAIAFDLGVFLAVVGSVMLVLVKLGSMNSPDAATVSPTAQAEKEEAKKGAH; encoded by the coding sequence ATGAGTTTACCATTAATCCCTCTGCTGCCCCTGCTGGGGGCCCTCATTCCCTCGCTTTTTCGCAGTCGCAATCTCAATGCCGCTTCAGCGGGGGCCATTGCTGGCCTGTCCCTTGTCTTGTTGCTGATGCAGGCACCGGCGGTCTTCGGCGGTGAGATGCCCCTGGAGAGTTGGAGCTGGATTCCCGCTATCGGGCTCAATTTTGCCTTTCGCGTCAGTGGGTTCGGTTTTCTCTTTGCCTTTCTCATTTTGGCCATTGGTCTTCTGATTATCCTCTATGCCCGCTACTATATCGCAGCGGAAGATCCCATGGGGCGTTTTTACACCTATTTGCTCCTCTTTATGGGCTCCATGCTGGGGATTGTGCTTTCAGAAAACCTCATCCTTCTCATGATGTTCTGGGAGTTGACCAGTATCAGCTCTTTCCTGCTGATCGGTTTTTGGAGTTATCGCACTGACGCCCGTGAGGGGGCGCGCATGGCTCTGGTAATTACCGGAGGCGGCGGTCTGGCCATGCTGGCTGGCTTTATTCTGCTGGGTAATATTGTGGGCAGCTTCGAGCTGACCGATGTGCTGGCGTCCAAGGATGTCCTGCATGCCCATGCCCTCTATCCCTTGACTCTTGTTCTTATCTTGCTGGGTGCCTTCACCAAGTCGGCCCAGTTCCCATTTCAGTTCTGGTTGCCTCACGCCATGGCGGCACCGACTCCCGTCAGTGCCTACCTGCACTCGGCGACCATGGTCAAGGCCGGTGTCTTTTTGCTGGCCCTGCTCTTCCCCGTGCTCTCCGGCAGTGCTTTGTGGTTCTACATTGTCACGCCGGTGGGACTGATAACCCTGATGTTCGCTGCCTACATGGCGGTCTTCAAAGACGATCTGAAAGGGCTGCTGGCCTACTCCACCGTGAGTCACCTGGGCCTGATCACTTTGCTGCTGGGCCTTGGCAGTCCGCTGGCAGCCTTTACGGCGGTCTTTCATATTCTCAATCACGCCACCTTCAAGGCGGGGCTCTTTATGCTGGCCGGGATTATCGATCACGAGACCGGCACCCGCGATATGAAGCGTCTGTCGGGACTGTGGAAATACATGCCCATCACGGCAACCCTGACGATGCTCGGCTGTGCTGCCATGGCCGGGGTGCCGCTGTTTAACGGCTTCCTCAGTAAGGAGATGTTCCTGGCAGAGGCCCTGGAGCCCAACCTCTTTGGCTCCTTCAGCTGGGTTGTTCCCCTGGGGGCTACCCTGGCAGCCATCTTTGCCGTGGCTTACTCCATCCGCATGGTGCACGATGTTTTCTTCAAGGAGGAGGCCACTGACCTTCCCAAGAAGCCCCACGAGCCTCCCCACGGCATGCGTCTGCCTGCGGAGATTCTCATGTCTCTCTGTATTATCGTCGGGCTCTTCCCCGCCCTGATTGCCGGTCCCATTGTCAATGTGGCGGCAGGCAGCATACTCGGCGATGCTTTGCCCTACTACACCATATCCATCTGGCACGGCTTTAATATGGCGCTGGCCCTTAGTATTATAGCCCTGATCGGTGGTGCCATCTTCTATATGCAGAAATCCCGCATATTTGACTCTCACGTTTGGTTCAGCCGTTATTGCGATGGCAAGGCTCATTTCGAGGCATTTGTTGCTGCCTTGGTGCGCTGGTCCCGGGCACTCACCACTCGCATGGAAAATGGCTCGCTACAGCGCTATATTGCCCTGCTGGTGGGCAGTGTGCTGGTGCTGGGGACGGCACCGTTTATTGGTTCCTCCAGTCCGTTCCTGGGCAATGTGGCTATGACCCAGGTAGATCCGGTAACCCTGGTTATGGGTCTGATTCTTATTGCCTGTACTGTGGCCACAGTGGTAACTCATCGCAATCGCATCCTGGCTGTCATTATGCTGGGTACGGTGGGGCTGATGGTCTCTCTTGCCTTTATCCGCTTTTCGGCGCCTGACTTGGCTCTGACGCAGATCTCCGTTGAGGTGGTGACCATTATTCTTCTTATGATGGCTCTGCACTTGCTTCCTCGCGCGACTCCGGTGGAGTCGACTCCCACGCGTCGCTGGCGCGATCTGGGACTGGCAGTATTGGCTGGTGTGGGCACAACGGCCCTGATGATGGCGGTACTGACTCGTCCATATGAAACCATATCCAACTACTTCCTGGAGCAGAGTGTACCCGGTGGTGGCGGCACCAACGTGGTCAACGTCATCCTGGTTGACTTCCGGGGCTTTGATACCCTGGGAGAAATTGTCGTACTGGTCATAGCCGGTCTGGCTATCTACGCCCTGCTGCACAACTTTGAACTCAAGGCTCCCAAAGTAGACGCATTGGGCCGCCTCTGGACCTCGGATCGCTTCCCGCTGATTCTGGCCTCCATTACCCGGCCTCTGTTGCCGCTGGCCCTGCTTTTCTCTGCTTACATCTTCCTGCGCGGTCACAATGAGCCGGGCGGTGGATTTATAGCCGGTCTGATAACGGCGACGGTTCTCATTCTGCAGTATGTGGCCAGCGGGATTGTCTGGACCCGACCGCGCCTCAACTTCGACAACCACATTGTCATGGCCTGGGGGATCATTATAGCCGTCCTCACCGGTCTTGGCAGCTGGGTGGTGGGATACCCCTTCCTTACCAGCACCTTTGAGTACTTTACCTTGCCCCTTATCGGCAAATTTGAGCTGGCCAGTGCCATCGCCTTTGACCTGGGTGTCTTCCTGGCGGTAGTTGGCTCAGTTATGCTGGTACTGGTGAAGCTTGGCTCTATGAACTCGCCTGATGCGGCCACGGTATCGCCCACGGCCCAGGCGGAAAAAGAAGAAGCGAAGAAGGGGGCGCACTGA
- a CDS encoding Na+/H+ antiporter subunit C has product MELLVSLCLGVMMACGVYLALRGRTFPVVVGLTLIGYTVNMFLFVSGRLHTNLPAVISPERLNYADPLPQALVLTAIVIGFGMIAFVVVLALRAKGELGSDHVDGEKEEVR; this is encoded by the coding sequence ATGGAACTACTGGTATCTCTGTGCCTGGGGGTTATGATGGCCTGCGGTGTCTACCTGGCATTGCGGGGACGTACCTTCCCGGTTGTGGTTGGTCTGACCCTCATTGGCTATACGGTCAATATGTTCTTGTTTGTCTCTGGTCGCCTGCATACCAATCTGCCGGCGGTCATCTCTCCCGAACGCCTCAATTACGCCGATCCTCTGCCCCAGGCGCTGGTGCTCACGGCCATTGTTATCGGCTTTGGCATGATTGCCTTTGTCGTGGTGTTGGCCCTGCGCGCCAAAGGGGAGCTTGGCTCTGACCACGTTGATGGAGAGAAGGAGGAAGTTCGATGA
- a CDS encoding monovalent cation/H+ antiporter subunit D, whose amino-acid sequence MNHWIVLPLLLPMLVGSIIILGVNKDIAWHRTLGLANTIIVALIAGYLVYLSATGPIQVYVLGDWSPPFGIVMVLDQLSAMMVFITSLLAVFCLIYATRGADKLGKNFHALFQFQLLGINGAFLTGDMFNLFVFFEIMLLASYGLVLHGGGVKRTKAGLHYVILNLVGSSVFLVGVGIIYGTLGTLNMADLAVRISMASPDDAALLQAGGLIFFAVFALKAALLPLYFWLPNTYGFTSAPVAALFAVMTKVGVYVILRVYTLIFGEHAGVAANVLHPWLLPIALVTLVAGAIGVAASRDLGRTIAYLVIVSVGTLLAVIGTFSVDAIASALVYMPHTTFITAAMFLIADMIRQQRLDAGSTLTPDLPVKQHRLLGLLFFTGAVAIAGLPPLSGFTAKVMMLMGVQESSSVAWIWGLVLVSGLMGLIALGRAGSIVFWKTLPLDDSGKGAYEKKPHESAPAFSLSYAFPAIALIAISPMLVIFGGPLTEFAHQAAAQIKDPVQYVTAVLGSDISALLNETEGGR is encoded by the coding sequence ATGAACCATTGGATTGTACTGCCCCTGCTGCTGCCGATGCTGGTGGGGTCAATTATCATACTGGGTGTCAACAAGGATATTGCCTGGCACCGTACCCTGGGTCTGGCTAACACGATTATCGTGGCCCTGATCGCAGGCTACTTGGTCTATCTCAGTGCTACCGGCCCTATTCAGGTCTATGTGCTGGGCGACTGGAGTCCGCCCTTTGGTATTGTGATGGTGCTGGATCAGCTCAGTGCCATGATGGTCTTTATCACATCACTGCTGGCAGTATTCTGCCTCATCTATGCTACCCGCGGTGCGGACAAGCTGGGCAAAAACTTCCACGCCCTCTTCCAGTTTCAGCTGCTGGGTATTAACGGGGCCTTCCTCACCGGAGACATGTTCAACCTCTTTGTCTTCTTTGAAATTATGCTGCTGGCCTCATACGGTCTGGTGCTCCACGGCGGTGGAGTCAAGCGCACCAAGGCGGGACTGCACTACGTCATCCTGAACCTGGTGGGCTCCAGCGTCTTCCTGGTAGGGGTCGGCATAATTTACGGTACCCTGGGTACCCTCAATATGGCTGACCTGGCAGTGCGTATCTCCATGGCCTCGCCGGATGATGCGGCCCTGCTGCAGGCCGGGGGTCTGATATTCTTTGCCGTCTTTGCCCTTAAAGCCGCCTTGCTGCCGCTTTACTTCTGGCTGCCAAACACCTATGGCTTTACCAGCGCCCCTGTGGCCGCCCTCTTTGCTGTCATGACCAAGGTTGGGGTCTATGTGATCCTGCGGGTCTACACGCTGATCTTTGGCGAACACGCTGGTGTCGCTGCCAATGTGCTGCACCCCTGGTTGCTGCCCATTGCTCTGGTAACTCTGGTGGCCGGAGCCATCGGTGTCGCTGCCAGCCGTGATTTGGGGCGAACTATTGCCTATCTCGTCATCGTCTCGGTCGGAACCCTGCTGGCTGTTATCGGTACCTTCAGTGTTGACGCCATTGCTTCAGCTCTGGTCTATATGCCCCACACCACCTTCATTACGGCGGCCATGTTCTTGATTGCCGACATGATTCGCCAGCAGCGACTGGATGCAGGTTCAACCCTGACACCCGACCTGCCGGTTAAACAGCACCGCCTGCTGGGGCTGCTCTTCTTTACTGGGGCAGTTGCCATCGCCGGTCTGCCACCCCTAAGCGGATTTACCGCTAAGGTTATGATGCTCATGGGCGTTCAGGAGAGCAGTTCGGTAGCGTGGATATGGGGACTGGTGCTGGTCAGTGGCCTGATGGGGCTGATTGCCCTGGGGCGTGCTGGCAGCATTGTCTTCTGGAAGACCCTGCCGCTGGATGACTCCGGCAAAGGGGCTTATGAAAAGAAACCCCATGAAAGCGCCCCGGCCTTTTCGCTGAGCTATGCTTTCCCTGCTATTGCCCTGATTGCCATCAGCCCAATGTTGGTAATTTTTGGTGGCCCGCTGACGGAGTTTGCCCATCAGGCCGCCGCGCAGATCAAGGATCCGGTTCAGTATGTAACCGCTGTGTTGGGGTCAGATATTTCCGCCCTGTTAAACGAGACTGAGGGAGGACGATAA
- a CDS encoding Na+/H+ antiporter subunit E, whose translation MLQGNRWLPHPLMTLTLIVLWLLLMNTISFGHIFLGAMLGIAIPWFTNKFWPERPCISKPMLMARFFLGTFLYDVVVANVNVVRLILQPDIGKLRPDFFEVPLDAQDELVISILASVISLTPGTVSSEISADRSTLIVHGLDVPDKEEAVRNIKTRYEAPLKEMFSC comes from the coding sequence ATGCTGCAAGGAAATCGTTGGTTGCCCCATCCCCTGATGACACTGACCCTTATAGTTCTGTGGCTGTTGCTGATGAACACAATCTCATTCGGTCATATCTTTCTTGGCGCTATGCTGGGGATTGCGATTCCCTGGTTTACCAACAAATTCTGGCCCGAACGTCCCTGCATATCCAAGCCTATGCTTATGGCCCGTTTCTTTCTGGGGACTTTCCTCTACGACGTAGTTGTCGCCAATGTCAATGTGGTACGCCTGATACTGCAGCCAGATATTGGTAAGCTGCGGCCAGACTTTTTTGAGGTGCCACTGGATGCCCAGGACGAACTGGTGATCTCTATATTGGCCAGTGTCATCTCACTGACTCCCGGAACGGTTTCGTCGGAAATAAGTGCGGATCGCAGCACCCTCATTGTTCACGGGCTGGATGTACCTGACAAGGAAGAAGCGGTGCGCAACATTAAAACACGTTACGAAGCGCCGCTAAAGGAGATGTTTTCATGCTGA
- a CDS encoding K+/H+ antiporter subunit F, which produces MLSIAIAIAFAMMTLAQLLNLYRLFKGPSLPDRILALDTMYINSIALFVLLGIFFDTTTYFEAALIVAVMGFISTVATSKYLMRGDIVE; this is translated from the coding sequence ATGCTGAGTATTGCCATAGCCATCGCTTTTGCCATGATGACCCTGGCTCAGTTGCTTAACCTCTACCGCCTGTTTAAGGGTCCAAGTTTGCCGGATCGCATTTTAGCGCTGGACACCATGTACATCAATTCCATAGCCCTGTTTGTGCTGCTGGGAATATTCTTTGATACCACAACCTACTTCGAGGCGGCCCTGATCGTAGCCGTCATGGGTTTCATCAGTACTGTAGCTACCAGCAAGTACCTGATGCGTGGCGACATAGTGGAATAA
- a CDS encoding Na+/H+ antiporter subunit G, with protein sequence MLIVEIIVSFFLLLGAFFALAGSIGLYRLKDFFTRLHGPTKATTLGVGSMAVASAIYFSFHLEGISLHEVLITFFLFVTAPISAHFLAKAARHQRIHEDKGHPDSD encoded by the coding sequence ATGCTTATAGTGGAAATAATCGTATCTTTCTTTCTGTTGCTGGGGGCCTTCTTCGCCTTGGCTGGCTCCATCGGTCTCTACCGCCTGAAGGACTTCTTTACCCGCCTGCATGGCCCAACCAAGGCTACCACTCTGGGGGTGGGAAGCATGGCGGTGGCCTCCGCTATCTACTTCAGCTTTCACTTGGAGGGCATCAGCCTGCACGAGGTGCTCATCACCTTCTTCCTTTTTGTTACCGCACCTATCAGCGCCCACTTTCTGGCCAAAGCTGCCAGGCACCAGCGTATTCACGAGGACAAGGGGCACCCTGATTCGGACTAA
- a CDS encoding motility associated factor glycosyltransferase family protein: MASKSRNKKAVRHRRTRKTSSGSPLSANLQSLQQVFPGVARAVSGSESIQDRSKPQEYSPIRFDVDTVVVALGTNVLRSFLVDNHQADLQCIRLMILLEEDASLLRSFIEEFDISSSILAGAMLVVLQGEGEWNLAVEVRNRCIASSALLSLAGAIQVLGSQTPDSSSPFFQQYLQEVSTGFAEGRNYYGNDPHDSLVGIENMFDNLDIIAENPGINLLHNKFVDVPAFIVATGPSLDEALPHLSQASHKGLVIACDASVKPLAEAGVDFQFVASVERKPLVSKFFETFDSSRTYLFTPPLQSRHTLERFQGRKIVTYRNVKHFDWIQVERGKLDIKTSVANMAYVIADYLGCNPIVLIGQDLSFGDEGSTHATGFAIESATQVEKKRKSFAIENNQGRMVQTHHIWYSGIKSFETDIAASKADTINTTLRGARIRGAEVRSLPEVLAQLSERESDYRSEVEAFLEEFQQTPSSITRSRLQMRLAKGIHDCQQIAGAIETAREQLFPFIRSRVVPLLNQATDHIPPTEVQAAWEQMQRHKQAIAAAGSDTWECLVMHVFQSSVLDELILEKQLYLQYQHSHMAQVHAIARFPQWSDECLRHTTSVQKVLQRAASSLGSE; the protein is encoded by the coding sequence ATGGCCAGTAAAAGCAGAAACAAAAAGGCAGTGCGCCATCGACGTACCCGAAAAACATCCTCTGGCTCTCCCCTGTCAGCCAATCTGCAATCTCTTCAGCAGGTTTTTCCTGGCGTCGCCAGGGCGGTATCCGGGTCAGAATCCATCCAGGATCGCAGTAAACCTCAGGAGTACTCCCCCATTCGATTTGATGTAGACACCGTGGTGGTAGCTCTTGGCACGAATGTGTTGCGAAGTTTTTTGGTAGACAACCACCAAGCTGACTTACAGTGCATTCGCCTGATGATATTGCTGGAGGAAGATGCCTCTTTATTACGATCCTTTATCGAGGAGTTTGACATTAGCTCCAGCATCCTGGCTGGAGCTATGCTGGTAGTGTTGCAAGGTGAGGGCGAATGGAATCTGGCCGTTGAGGTTCGTAATCGCTGCATAGCAAGTTCGGCACTGCTGAGTCTGGCTGGAGCAATACAGGTACTGGGGAGTCAGACGCCTGACAGCTCCTCACCATTTTTTCAGCAGTACCTCCAGGAGGTCAGTACAGGATTTGCCGAGGGGCGCAACTACTACGGTAACGATCCCCACGACTCTCTGGTGGGGATTGAGAATATGTTCGATAACCTGGATATTATTGCGGAAAACCCAGGCATTAACCTATTGCACAACAAGTTTGTGGACGTCCCGGCCTTTATTGTTGCCACAGGGCCATCCCTGGATGAGGCGTTGCCACATCTGTCCCAGGCCAGTCACAAGGGCCTGGTTATTGCTTGTGACGCTTCGGTAAAACCACTGGCGGAAGCTGGCGTAGACTTTCAGTTTGTGGCATCAGTGGAGCGGAAACCATTGGTTTCAAAGTTTTTCGAAACCTTTGACTCCAGCCGTACATATCTTTTTACCCCTCCCTTGCAAAGTCGCCATACCCTCGAGCGCTTCCAGGGGCGCAAGATAGTCACTTATCGCAACGTCAAGCACTTCGACTGGATTCAGGTGGAACGTGGTAAGCTGGATATCAAAACATCTGTTGCCAACATGGCCTATGTCATCGCCGATTACCTGGGGTGCAACCCCATTGTTCTCATAGGGCAAGATCTGAGTTTTGGTGATGAAGGATCCACTCACGCCACCGGCTTCGCTATCGAAAGTGCCACGCAGGTAGAAAAAAAGCGCAAATCATTCGCTATAGAAAATAACCAGGGACGAATGGTGCAGACTCACCATATCTGGTACAGCGGCATCAAGTCTTTTGAGACAGATATTGCTGCTTCAAAAGCGGATACTATCAATACGACCTTGCGGGGTGCTCGCATCCGGGGGGCTGAAGTCAGATCTCTGCCAGAGGTCCTGGCGCAGTTATCGGAGCGAGAAAGCGATTACCGCTCTGAAGTTGAAGCTTTTTTGGAGGAATTCCAGCAGACGCCCAGTAGCATTACTCGCTCACGGTTGCAGATGCGCCTGGCAAAAGGTATACATGATTGCCAGCAGATTGCAGGTGCCATTGAGACTGCGAGGGAACAGCTGTTCCCATTTATTCGCAGCCGCGTGGTCCCTTTGCTGAATCAGGCCACTGACCATATTCCCCCTACAGAGGTGCAGGCCGCGTGGGAACAGATGCAACGTCATAAGCAAGCGATAGCTGCGGCAGGAAGTGATACCTGGGAGTGCCTGGTGATGCATGTCTTTCAGTCCAGTGTTCTGGATGAATTGATTCTGGAGAAGCAGTTATACTTACAATACCAACATTCCCATATGGCTCAAGTTCACGCAATTGCACGTTTTCCCCAGTGGAGCGATGAGTGTCTGCGCCATACCACATCGGTGCAGAAAGTGCTGCAGCGAGCAGCGTCATCGCTGGGAAGTGAGTGA